One Diadema setosum chromosome 8, eeDiaSeto1, whole genome shotgun sequence genomic window carries:
- the LOC140232237 gene encoding uncharacterized protein, which produces MAEPNVETQSNVETTRGSPSSDSGASSSPAVNAAGTIKLPPFWRADPQVWFAQAEAQFTTKGITREETKYSHVIATLTPDVAMEVRDIIINTPKNTPYTVLKRQLTERMSESEQRRVQKLLTEEELGDRKPSQLLRRMNQLVGEQQLEKGIMRQLFLQRLPNSVRLILASTKETLPLTELAELADRILDAHIPTVNMVDPPVVASAAVAPSTAQLDELVSLLQGIETRLKRLEIGAKAAENRSRSRSRSRGRARKKEEANAGNAPAETEQQPADLCWYHHKYGDKAERCKAGCKHFPAGN; this is translated from the coding sequence ATGGCCGAGCCTAATGTTGAGACTCAGTCTAACGTCGAGACTACTCGTGGTTCACCTAGTTCAGATTCAGGTGCTAGCTCTAGCCCGGCAGTCAATGCCGCGGGAACCATCAAATTACCTCCATTTTGGAGGGCTGACCCACAGGTTTGGTTTGCACAGGCAGAGGCGCAGTTCACGACCAAGGGTATCACGAGGGAGGAAACCAAGTACTCCCACGTGATAGCCACACTAACGCCGGACGTTGCTATGGAGGTGCGCGATATTATCATTAACACTCCAAAAAACACCCCATATACCGTCTTAAAGCGGCAATTGACAGAGCGCATGTCAGAGTCTGAACAACGCAGAGTTCAGAAATTATTGACGGAGGAGGAGCTCGGCGACCGCAAGCCCTCCCAGCTGCTTCGTCGAATGAATCAGCTGGTCGGCGAGCAGCAGCTAGAGAAAGGCATAATGCGACAGTTGTTTTTACAACGTTTGCCGAATAGCGTGCGTCTAATCTTGGCGTCCACTAAAGAAACCCTGCCACTGACCGAGCTCGCCGAACTCGCAGACAGAATCCTCGACGCACATATTCCGACTGTGAACATGGTAGACCCTCCCGTCGTCGCGAGCGCAGCGGTGGCACCCTCCACCGCACAGCTTGACGAGCTCGTAAGTCTGCTCCAAGGCATTGAAACCCGACTCAAGCGGCTAGAAATAGGCGCGAAGGCAGCCGAAAATCGAAGTCGTAGTCGCAGCCGTAGCCGTGGTCGCGCCCGAAAGAAAGAGGAGGCCAACGCAGGCAATGCACCAGCTGAAACGGAGCAACAGCCAGCCGATTTGTGTTGGTACCATCACAAATATGGTGACAAAGCAGAGCGATGCAAGGCGGGATGCAAGCATTTCCCAGCGGGAAACTAG